From a region of the Xanthomonas rydalmerensis genome:
- a CDS encoding glycosyltransferase, translated as MSGESQRHGASQQAAPAVTVLLSTERPTATTNPYLTQLYAALPPQVQLRFFSMRAALLSRYDVLHLHWPEYLLRHRTALGTLAKQVCVALLLLRLRMAGVPIVRTLHNVAPHEDKGWRERLLLRWIDRQTARWIRINATTPTRAPATDTILHGHYRDWYAPLPQPPRVPGRLLHFGLLRPYKGVETLIATLRALPDPQLSLRIAGNPIDAQIRDVVERACAEDPRISARLQYVEDAVLAQEIGEAELVVLPYRQMHNSGTLLLALSLARPVLAPWSEANAAIAEEVGAQWVQLYQGELDATQLAQALAQAQQLPAEAVPDLSRRDWNGIGLQHYRSYLQALTARRGEHA; from the coding sequence CGGCGAGAGTCAGCGCCACGGCGCGTCGCAGCAGGCTGCGCCGGCGGTGACCGTGCTGCTGTCCACCGAACGCCCGACCGCGACCACCAATCCCTACCTGACCCAGCTCTACGCGGCGCTGCCGCCGCAGGTGCAACTGCGTTTCTTCTCGATGCGTGCGGCACTGCTGTCGCGCTACGACGTGCTGCACCTGCACTGGCCGGAGTACCTGCTGCGGCATCGCACCGCGCTCGGCACGCTGGCCAAGCAGGTCTGCGTGGCCCTGTTGCTGTTGCGCCTGCGCATGGCCGGGGTGCCGATTGTGCGCACCCTGCACAACGTCGCGCCGCACGAGGACAAGGGCTGGCGCGAACGCCTGCTGCTGCGCTGGATCGACCGCCAGACCGCACGCTGGATCCGCATCAACGCGACCACGCCCACGCGCGCGCCGGCCACCGACACCATCCTGCACGGCCACTACCGCGACTGGTACGCGCCGCTGCCGCAACCGCCGCGGGTCCCCGGGCGTCTGCTGCATTTCGGGCTGTTGCGCCCGTACAAGGGCGTGGAAACGCTGATCGCCACGCTGCGTGCGCTGCCCGATCCACAACTCAGCCTGCGCATCGCCGGCAATCCGATCGACGCACAGATCCGCGACGTGGTCGAGCGCGCCTGCGCCGAGGATCCGCGGATCAGCGCACGCCTGCAGTACGTGGAAGACGCGGTGCTGGCGCAGGAAATCGGCGAAGCCGAACTGGTGGTGCTGCCGTACCGGCAGATGCACAACTCCGGCACCCTGCTGCTGGCACTGTCGCTGGCGCGCCCGGTGCTGGCGCCGTGGAGCGAGGCCAATGCCGCCATCGCCGAGGAGGTCGGTGCGCAGTGGGTGCAGCTGTACCAGGGCGAGCTGGACGCGACGCAGCTGGCGCAGGCCCTGGCGCAGGCGCAGCAGCTGCCGGCCGAGGCCGTGCCGGACCTGTCGCGGCGCGACTGGAACGGGATCGGTCTGCAGCACTACCGCAGTTATCTGCAGGCGTTGACCGCGCGCCGCGGGGAGCACGCATGA
- a CDS encoding lipopolysaccharide biosynthesis protein, translated as MSGTETPRPAAPQPGLGARAAGGAAVTMAGQLAKMVVQFGGIILLARLLTPYDYGLMAMVTAIVGMAEILRDFGLSSAAIQAKHVSREQRDNLFWINSGIGLVLAIVVFLSSAWIAHFYREPALLGISQALAVTFLLNGMTTQYRAHLSRALRFGQVSLSDVGAQVLGLLAGVGVALAGYGYWALVWQQVVQALVNLLIAGACARWLPRGYRRDAPMRTFLSFGWNLMAAQLLGYASRNVGQVIIGHRIGAEALGLYNRAFQLLMMPLNQINAPATSVALPVLSQLQDDPPRFGNFLLRGQTVMVHLIVALFSFACALAMPLIVLVLGEQWRPAVPLFQVLTLGGIFQTASYATYWVFLALGLMRQQLVYSVVGRVMLIACIFAGSLWGVMGVTVGYTLGLLVMWPLSVIWIARIAPQIPAWELFNNALRAVLGYGVCGVAAYFAAQQWGGASLWLQLIVGAAAMAIACLLVFALWPAFRRDVLAILQMRTLLRQARSTR; from the coding sequence ATGAGCGGCACCGAGACCCCACGGCCGGCGGCGCCGCAACCCGGGCTGGGCGCGCGCGCGGCCGGCGGTGCGGCGGTGACCATGGCCGGGCAGCTGGCCAAGATGGTGGTGCAGTTCGGCGGCATCATTCTGTTGGCGCGGCTGCTGACGCCCTACGACTACGGCCTGATGGCGATGGTGACGGCGATCGTCGGCATGGCCGAGATCCTGCGCGATTTCGGCCTGTCCTCGGCGGCGATCCAGGCCAAGCACGTCAGCCGCGAGCAGCGCGACAACCTGTTCTGGATCAACAGCGGCATCGGCCTGGTGCTGGCGATCGTGGTGTTCCTGTCCTCGGCGTGGATCGCGCACTTCTACCGCGAGCCGGCCTTGCTCGGCATTTCCCAGGCGTTGGCGGTGACCTTCCTGCTCAATGGCATGACCACGCAGTACCGCGCGCACCTGAGCCGTGCGCTGCGCTTCGGCCAGGTCTCGCTGAGCGATGTCGGCGCGCAGGTGCTGGGCCTGCTGGCCGGCGTCGGCGTGGCGCTGGCCGGCTACGGCTACTGGGCGCTGGTCTGGCAGCAGGTGGTGCAGGCGCTGGTCAACCTGCTGATCGCCGGCGCCTGCGCGCGCTGGCTGCCGCGCGGCTATCGGCGCGACGCGCCGATGCGCACCTTCCTGAGCTTCGGCTGGAACCTGATGGCGGCGCAGTTGCTCGGCTATGCCAGCCGCAACGTCGGCCAGGTGATCATCGGCCACCGCATCGGCGCCGAGGCACTGGGCCTGTACAACCGCGCGTTCCAGCTGCTGATGATGCCGCTGAACCAGATCAACGCGCCGGCCACCTCGGTGGCGCTGCCGGTGCTGTCGCAGCTGCAGGACGATCCGCCGCGCTTCGGCAACTTCCTGCTGCGCGGGCAGACGGTGATGGTGCACCTGATCGTGGCGCTGTTTTCCTTCGCCTGTGCGCTGGCGATGCCGCTGATCGTGCTGGTGCTGGGCGAACAGTGGCGGCCGGCGGTGCCGCTGTTCCAGGTGCTGACCCTCGGCGGCATCTTCCAGACCGCCTCCTACGCCACTTACTGGGTGTTCCTGGCGCTGGGCCTGATGCGCCAACAGCTGGTGTACTCGGTGGTGGGGCGGGTGATGCTGATCGCCTGCATCTTCGCCGGCTCGCTGTGGGGCGTGATGGGTGTGACCGTGGGCTACACGCTGGGCTTGCTGGTGATGTGGCCGCTGTCGGTGATCTGGATCGCGCGGATCGCGCCGCAGATCCCGGCCTGGGAACTGTTCAACAACGCCTTGCGCGCGGTGCTTGGTTACGGCGTGTGCGGCGTCGCCGCCTACTTCGCCGCGCAGCAGTGGGGCGGCGCGTCGTTGTGGCTGCAACTCATCGTGGGCGCGGCGGCCATGGCGATCGCGTGCCTGCTGGTGTTCGCGCTGTGGCCGGCGTTCCGCCGCGACGTGCTGGCGATCCTGCAGATGCGCACGCTGCTGCGCCAGGCGCGGAGCACGCGATGA
- a CDS encoding glycosyltransferase: MSDSSAAALPASAPSAAATGRPPCYLVLSAHDYRTPRRANIHFIADELAKRGTTRFFSLRYSLLSRLKGDLRLPLDASANQVVRHNGVDCYLWRAPLHPFNTRRRWLRPLEDLMFKLYAARAPATLLRWMREADVIVFESGIAVAFIALAARINPTARKVYRASDGLSTINVADYIEREFDRMAPSLDVIALVSPAMAEEVASRHNVYHVGHGVDHDLHTLGDPSPYGEGIHAVAVGSMLFDPAFFVAASRAFPQVTFHVIGSGMDRAPGYGDNVVVYGEMKHAETIRYIKHARFGIAPYASEQVPAYLADSSMKLLQYDFFGLPAVCPHAVVGRYPSRFGYTPGDEASIVAAIGQALQAPHVRHRQCLSWSDTTDRVLDPAAYPETRLFADGAV; encoded by the coding sequence ATGAGCGATTCTTCCGCAGCGGCGCTGCCCGCGTCGGCGCCGAGCGCAGCCGCCACCGGCCGCCCGCCGTGCTACCTGGTGCTGTCGGCGCACGACTACCGCACGCCGCGCCGCGCCAACATCCACTTCATCGCCGATGAGCTGGCCAAGCGCGGCACCACGCGCTTCTTCTCGCTGCGCTACAGCCTGCTGTCGCGGCTCAAGGGCGACCTGCGCCTGCCGCTGGACGCCAGCGCCAACCAGGTGGTTCGCCACAACGGCGTGGACTGCTACCTGTGGCGCGCGCCGCTGCATCCGTTCAACACCCGGCGGCGCTGGCTGCGGCCGCTGGAAGACCTGATGTTCAAGCTGTACGCGGCGCGCGCGCCGGCCACGCTGCTGCGCTGGATGCGCGAGGCCGACGTGATCGTGTTCGAGAGCGGCATCGCAGTGGCCTTCATCGCGCTGGCGGCGCGGATCAACCCGACCGCACGCAAGGTGTACCGCGCCTCCGACGGCTTGAGCACGATCAACGTCGCCGACTACATCGAGCGCGAGTTCGACCGCATGGCGCCGAGCCTGGACGTGATCGCCCTGGTGTCGCCGGCGATGGCCGAGGAGGTCGCCAGCCGCCACAACGTGTACCACGTCGGCCACGGCGTGGACCACGACCTGCACACGCTCGGCGACCCGTCGCCGTACGGCGAGGGCATCCATGCGGTGGCGGTGGGCTCGATGCTGTTCGACCCGGCGTTCTTCGTGGCCGCCAGCCGCGCCTTCCCGCAGGTCACCTTCCACGTCATCGGCTCGGGCATGGACCGCGCGCCCGGCTATGGCGACAACGTGGTGGTGTACGGCGAAATGAAGCATGCCGAGACCATTCGCTACATCAAGCACGCGCGCTTCGGCATCGCGCCTTACGCCTCCGAGCAGGTCCCGGCGTATCTGGCCGACAGTTCGATGAAGCTGCTGCAGTACGACTTTTTCGGCCTGCCGGCGGTGTGCCCGCATGCCGTCGTCGGCCGCTATCCGTCGCGCTTCGGCTACACCCCGGGCGACGAGGCATCCATCGTCGCCGCGATCGGGCAGGCGCTGCAGGCGCCGCACGTGCGCCATCGCCAGTGCCTGAGCTGGTCCGACACCACCGACCGGGTGCTGGATCCGGCCGCCTATCCGGAGACACGTCTGTTCGCCGACGGCGCGGTCTGA
- a CDS encoding polysaccharide pyruvyl transferase family protein, producing the protein MSALQKWIDYEERRALFWWKPKNGEINVGDHLSKIIVSNVLGQRDRTLLDKRDKRQRLIAIGSVLHFARDGDTVWGSGVNGKIPADRHSFRQLDVRAVRGPKTRAFLRERGLQVPEVYGDPGLLMPLFFPREALAPAPARRPFLVVPHFNEPLDKYVGYKDHLVLPNRQPAAFVRQLLGADLVVSSSLHGLILAEAYGVPSVYLDWGNGEDRFKYDDYYAGTGRSRWHAGHTVEECVALGGNTVFDLAAVQRGLLESFPHDLW; encoded by the coding sequence ATGTCCGCATTGCAAAAATGGATCGATTACGAAGAGCGCCGGGCGCTGTTCTGGTGGAAGCCGAAGAACGGCGAGATCAACGTCGGCGATCACCTGTCCAAGATCATCGTCTCCAACGTGCTCGGCCAGCGCGACCGCACCTTGCTGGACAAGCGCGACAAGCGCCAGCGGCTGATCGCGATCGGCTCGGTGCTGCATTTCGCCCGCGACGGCGACACCGTGTGGGGCAGCGGCGTCAACGGCAAGATCCCTGCCGACCGCCACAGCTTCCGTCAGCTCGACGTGCGCGCCGTGCGCGGACCCAAGACCCGCGCATTCCTGCGCGAGCGCGGCCTGCAGGTGCCGGAGGTGTATGGCGACCCGGGCTTGCTGATGCCGCTGTTCTTCCCGCGCGAGGCGTTGGCACCGGCGCCGGCACGGCGGCCGTTCCTGGTGGTACCGCACTTCAACGAACCGCTGGACAAGTACGTCGGCTACAAGGATCACCTGGTGTTGCCGAACCGCCAGCCGGCCGCGTTCGTGCGGCAACTGCTCGGCGCCGATCTGGTCGTGTCCAGTTCCTTGCACGGGCTGATCCTGGCCGAAGCCTATGGCGTGCCCTCGGTATACCTGGACTGGGGCAACGGCGAGGACCGTTTCAAGTACGACGACTACTACGCGGGCACCGGCCGCAGTCGCTGGCACGCCGGACACACGGTGGAGGAATGCGTGGCGCTGGGCGGCAATACCGTGTTCGACCTGGCGGCGGTGCAGCGCGGCCTGCTGGAGAGTTTTCCGCATGACCTCTGGTGA
- a CDS encoding WecB/TagA/CpsF family glycosyltransferase, translating to MTSGERATGEVLALGGYPILRSTEADFVATLLQALARGERRQVFFANTNFVVQCQALRERLAAPGVCIVNDGIGMDLGALLVHGRRFAGNLNGTDLIPALCRKSARPLRFFLLGGRPGVAEAAAQTLRQTLGQQVVGTCDGYAEFAAAGKDLAARINASGADVLLVAFGNPLQERWLLQQAGRLQVPLAFGVGALLDFLSGTARRAPAWVRRLRLEWIYRLLREPRRLLKRYSWDLLVFFALCLRRGRRLAAAPARDSLPQA from the coding sequence ATGACCTCTGGTGAGCGCGCGACGGGCGAGGTGCTCGCGCTGGGCGGCTATCCGATCCTGCGCAGCACCGAAGCCGATTTCGTCGCCACCCTGCTGCAGGCGCTGGCACGCGGCGAGCGCCGCCAGGTGTTTTTCGCCAATACCAACTTCGTGGTGCAGTGCCAGGCCCTGCGCGAGCGTCTGGCCGCGCCGGGCGTGTGCATCGTCAACGACGGCATCGGCATGGACCTGGGCGCGCTGCTGGTGCACGGCCGCCGCTTCGCCGGCAACCTCAACGGCACCGACCTGATTCCGGCGCTGTGCCGGAAGAGCGCGCGTCCGCTGCGCTTCTTCCTGCTCGGCGGCCGTCCCGGCGTGGCCGAGGCCGCGGCGCAGACCTTGCGGCAGACGCTGGGACAGCAGGTGGTCGGTACCTGCGACGGCTACGCCGAGTTCGCCGCGGCCGGCAAAGACCTCGCCGCGCGCATCAACGCCAGCGGCGCCGACGTGCTGCTGGTGGCCTTCGGCAATCCGCTGCAGGAGCGCTGGCTGCTGCAGCAGGCCGGCCGGCTGCAGGTGCCGTTGGCGTTCGGCGTGGGCGCGCTGCTGGACTTCCTGTCCGGTACCGCCCGGCGTGCGCCGGCCTGGGTGCGCCGGCTGCGCCTGGAATGGATCTACCGCCTGCTGCGCGAACCGCGGCGCCTGCTCAAGCGCTACAGCTGGGATCTGCTGGTGTTCTTCGCGCTGTGCCTGCGCCGTGGCCGGCGGCTGGCAGCAGCGCCCGCCCGCGACTCGCTGCCGCAGGCATGA
- a CDS encoding cupin domain-containing protein — MSSAAAFRIAALVRDLSLLPHPEGGRYARVHTSAVMVQHAQTLRPACTAIRFLLEQGEVSRWHRIDADETWQWEEGGALELFGFDPHHGLQRYRLDASERGGMPSVVIAAGTWQAARPLADYCLVRCVVAPGFLWERFELLEDSDPLAAHLPRLDG; from the coding sequence ATGTCCAGTGCCGCCGCCTTCCGAATCGCCGCCCTGGTGCGCGACCTGTCGCTGCTGCCGCACCCGGAAGGCGGGCGCTATGCGCGCGTGCATACCTCGGCGGTAATGGTGCAGCACGCGCAGACGCTGCGCCCGGCCTGTACCGCGATCCGCTTCCTGCTGGAGCAGGGCGAGGTCAGCCGCTGGCACCGCATCGATGCCGACGAGACCTGGCAGTGGGAAGAGGGCGGGGCGCTGGAGCTGTTCGGCTTCGACCCGCACCACGGCTTGCAGCGCTACCGCCTGGATGCCAGCGAGCGCGGCGGCATGCCCTCGGTGGTGATTGCGGCCGGCACCTGGCAGGCGGCGCGTCCGCTGGCCGACTATTGCCTGGTGCGCTGCGTGGTGGCGCCGGGCTTTCTCTGGGAGCGCTTCGAATTGCTGGAAGACAGCGACCCGCTGGCCGCGCATCTGCCCAGACTGGACGGGTAG
- a CDS encoding TraB/GumN family protein yields the protein MRALLCLVAALLVPVGVPAAQAQTAASAPSSAPTSPPVVDLDAVLVSGRQPGPGLWQVRRGDHVLWILGTVSPLPRRMQWESGEVERVIAQSQQVIGAPTLTLDSGLGMFRSLLLLPSLLKARRNPDDRTLQQVLPPDLYARWLPLKARYLGRDNGVERWRPVFAAQELYEAAMRTSGLSLGSVVQPVIERAAKRAKVPIVPVVVEVQVPDAKRALQEFRATTLNDSTCFARTLQVIDRDLATMRQRANAWSEGDLETLTTLPANDQYRVCLDAVGEAAIARKLGLGDVRKRAQAAWLQAAERALTQNRSSFAALPMQTLQDPGGPLDRLRARGDEVIAP from the coding sequence TTGCGGGCGCTGCTGTGCCTGGTGGCCGCGCTGCTGGTGCCGGTCGGTGTGCCCGCGGCGCAGGCGCAGACTGCGGCATCGGCACCGTCGTCAGCGCCAACCAGTCCACCGGTGGTCGACCTGGACGCGGTGCTGGTGAGCGGGCGCCAGCCCGGACCCGGACTGTGGCAGGTCCGCCGCGGCGACCACGTGCTGTGGATCCTCGGCACGGTCTCGCCCCTGCCCAGGCGCATGCAGTGGGAATCGGGCGAGGTGGAGCGGGTGATCGCCCAATCGCAACAGGTGATCGGGGCACCGACCCTCACCCTGGACTCTGGCCTGGGCATGTTCCGCAGCCTGTTGCTGCTGCCGTCCTTGCTCAAGGCGCGGCGCAACCCCGACGACCGCACCCTGCAACAGGTGCTGCCGCCCGACCTCTATGCACGCTGGCTGCCGTTGAAGGCGCGTTACCTGGGCCGCGACAACGGCGTGGAACGCTGGCGTCCAGTGTTTGCCGCGCAGGAACTGTACGAGGCGGCGATGCGCACATCCGGCCTGAGCCTGGGCAGCGTCGTGCAACCGGTGATCGAGCGTGCGGCCAAGCGCGCCAAGGTGCCGATCGTGCCGGTGGTCGTGGAGGTCCAGGTGCCCGACGCCAAGCGCGCGCTGCAGGAATTCCGGGCAACGACCTTGAACGACAGCACCTGCTTCGCGCGCACCCTGCAGGTCATCGATCGCGACCTGGCGACGATGCGCCAGCGCGCCAACGCCTGGTCCGAAGGCGATCTGGAGACGCTGACCACGTTGCCCGCCAACGATCAGTACCGGGTCTGCCTCGATGCGGTCGGCGAAGCGGCGATCGCGCGCAAGCTGGGCCTGGGCGATGTGCGCAAGCGGGCCCAGGCGGCCTGGTTGCAGGCGGCCGAGCGGGCGCTGACGCAGAACCGCTCCAGTTTCGCGGCGTTGCCGATGCAGACCCTGCAGGACCCTGGCGGGCCGCTGGACCGGCTGCGTGCCCGCGGTGACGAGGTGATCGCGCCTTAG